A single window of Eucalyptus grandis isolate ANBG69807.140 chromosome 1, ASM1654582v1, whole genome shotgun sequence DNA harbors:
- the LOC104432145 gene encoding LOW QUALITY PROTEIN: exosome complex component RRP43 (The sequence of the model RefSeq protein was modified relative to this genomic sequence to represent the inferred CDS: inserted 3 bases in 3 codons): MGTPNAVGDWSSEMEVNAFRRLFPLRYYERHLSESIRPDARPLXKARDTIVSLGTVACSDGSALAKIGSTTMLAAIKMEVMTPFVDSPDGGRIAVEFHMPSICYPVVRPGGPAEVAPVISKQLFDSLLSSGMIDLKELSLIRRKAAWMAYLNIYCLDAXFSSAVAAFSHLHIPVVSLNDEGRMVMVSEELEGEKLDKEPVDKEKRKLLLKSILFSLTCILHRNYILXLLSKESIMETFMTMVLNSSGRLVSLYKPGGPVLAHTSAIQECVALTRQRMKELQEIIDEAISTMEID; encoded by the exons ATGGGGACGCCGAATGCTGTTGGAGATTGGTCGTCGGAGATGGAGGTCAATGCTTTCAGACGCCTCTTCCCTCTTCGCTACTATGAGCGGCATCTCTCCGAATCGATACGGCCCGATGCCAGACCCC AAAAAGCCAGAGATACTATTGTGTCCCTTG GGACTGTTGCATGCTCTGATGGGTCTGCGCTGGCAAAGATTGGTTCCACC ACAATGTTGGCTGCTATAAAAATGGAAGTCATGACTCCTTTTGTTGATTCGCCTGATGGAGGCAGAATAG CGGTTGAGTTTCATATGCCCTCTATATGCTATCCAGTCGTGAGGCCAGGTGGGCCTGCTGAGGTAGCACCAGTGATATCCAAGCAACTTTTTGACTCTTTATTAAG CTCTGGGATGATTGATCTGAAGGAGCTATCCCTGATCAGAAGAAAAGCAGCTTGGATGGCGTACCTG AATATATATTGTCTTGATG GCTTTTCTTCAGCGGTTGCTGCATTTTCTCATT TGCATATCCCAGTggtttctttgaatgatgaaGGAAGAATGGTGATGGTCTCTGAGGAACTTGAGGGTGAAAAGTTGGATAAAGAACCTGTCGacaaagagaagagaaaactcTTGTTGAAAAGCATTCTGTTTTCCCTGACTTGCATTCTTCACAGGAACTACATCT CCCTACTTTCGAAAGAGTCCATAATGGAAACGTTCATGACTATGGTTTTGAATTCATCTGGTCGACTTGTCTCTCTCTATAAGCCAGGTGGACCAGTTCTTGCACATACATCGGCTATTCAG GAATGCGTCGCATTGACGAGGCAAAGAATGAAGGAACTTCAGGAGATTATAGATGAAGCCATTTCCACAATGGAGATTGATTAG